Proteins encoded in a region of the Enterococcus gilvus ATCC BAA-350 genome:
- a CDS encoding DUF1958 domain-containing protein: MAMISFETSVFAAADIMEITRDAGYTDVLEVNKPKASIVIDGVNGQILWEENAEVVREPASISKMMTVFLVFDAIKEGKLTLDTPIKATEKDQAISQLYAISNNDIEAGVEYPVRELLKMVIVPSSNVATVMLANTVSANDAGGFIKRMNDKAQKIGMKNTAFYNCSGASAVSFEGLYEPKGYDPNGSNTSTARDLATMVFHLINDHPDVLTFTNQAKVTAMAGTPYEETFETYNYSLPGAKYGFDGVDGLKTGSGPSSAFNYIATAKRGEIRVIEVILGVGDWSDQDGEYYRHPFGNALLKKTFDEYERRLLLSKGSHEIGGKTIELDQDFYGVMKKDAKPELTVQDKQVVVSNQKEQAAETMPKLAQSYKEPKKESESLPDTKQSASLLSKMMKVLPPVVLFLLGLLLLVFPTKRNVTGKTRRSTRKRGRTMVKAAGAVCILGALVLLVWLFL; the protein is encoded by the coding sequence ATGGCGATGATTTCTTTTGAGACATCGGTTTTTGCAGCAGCGGACATCATGGAAATTACCAGAGATGCGGGCTATACCGATGTGTTAGAAGTGAACAAACCAAAAGCTTCGATCGTTATTGACGGAGTGAACGGTCAAATATTATGGGAAGAAAATGCGGAGGTCGTGAGGGAGCCGGCGAGTATCTCTAAAATGATGACGGTCTTTTTAGTCTTTGACGCGATCAAAGAAGGAAAATTGACGTTAGACACACCGATCAAAGCAACGGAAAAGGATCAAGCGATCAGTCAATTGTATGCGATCAGTAACAATGATATCGAAGCAGGGGTCGAGTATCCGGTGAGAGAGCTGCTGAAAATGGTGATCGTCCCGTCATCGAATGTGGCGACGGTCATGCTGGCGAATACCGTGTCGGCGAATGACGCGGGCGGATTCATCAAACGCATGAATGACAAGGCGCAAAAAATCGGGATGAAGAATACCGCCTTTTACAATTGCAGCGGCGCTTCTGCCGTGAGCTTTGAAGGACTTTACGAACCAAAGGGGTATGACCCAAATGGGAGCAACACCTCAACGGCGCGTGACTTGGCGACGATGGTCTTTCATTTGATCAATGACCATCCTGACGTGCTGACATTTACAAATCAAGCGAAGGTCACGGCTATGGCGGGCACCCCGTACGAAGAAACCTTCGAGACCTACAATTATTCCTTGCCGGGGGCAAAATACGGCTTTGACGGGGTAGACGGGTTGAAGACAGGTTCGGGGCCAAGCAGTGCCTTTAATTACATCGCGACAGCAAAGCGCGGAGAGATACGAGTGATCGAGGTGATTTTAGGCGTCGGTGACTGGTCAGACCAAGACGGAGAATATTACCGTCATCCCTTTGGCAATGCACTGTTGAAGAAGACCTTTGATGAGTATGAGCGCCGCCTGCTGCTGTCGAAGGGAAGTCATGAGATCGGCGGGAAAACGATCGAATTGGACCAAGACTTTTATGGGGTGATGAAAAAGGACGCAAAACCCGAATTGACGGTCCAAGACAAGCAAGTGGTCGTCTCGAATCAAAAAGAGCAAGCTGCGGAAACGATGCCTAAACTGGCTCAAAGCTACAAAGAGCCCAAGAAGGAAAGTGAATCACTGCCTGATACGAAGCAATCGGCTTCTCTTTTATCTAAAATGATGAAGGTGCTGCCTCCAGTGGTGTTGTTCCTTCTTGGACTGCTGCTGCTCGTTTTCCCGACGAAACGAAACGTAACTGGAAAAACGAGAAGAAGCACACGCAAACGAGGCCGGACAATGGTCAAAGCTGCGGGTGCTGTATGTATTCTTGGCGCACTGGTTCTTTTGGTTTGGCTATTCTTATAA
- a CDS encoding L-serine ammonia-lyase, iron-sulfur-dependent, subunit alpha, producing the protein MKEHASIFNDVLGPVMIGPSSSHTAASVRIGRALRQMVAGKITFFQADFDPEGSLAASYITQCSDIGLVGGLLGMYPTDSRLTKALEIAEDEGMKVLFRVIPFENTHPNTYKMTIKTDLGEELDVVALSVGDGMIEITEINHFNVAITGGFYETLLFGKDLALLEAELPEKISKFCFATVSENEGEILLHLKTQQALSENEKAWLKERMTVERMIAFDPVLPVLSQKEPEMLFSTVEEMVALANKEQLDLADMALRYESHRGSISESEVYQKAEDILAIMTNGIQVGLAGTSYDDRMLGAQSPKIRANRAKLIGDDLPAKILENISALMEVKSSMNVFVAAPTAGSCGALPGTLIAVSDYQKKSKDDLVRGLLAAGMIGIFIAEYATFAAEVAGCQAECGSGSGMTAGALVQLMGGTIEEAVDAAAMALQNVFGMTCDPIGVRVEVPCLGKNMMCGMNALGAANMALAGYDVVVPLDETIESFNKVGRMIPPSLRCTGHAGLAQTKTGLEIAEKLGCPLDCC; encoded by the coding sequence ATGAAAGAACATGCAAGTATCTTTAATGATGTTTTGGGGCCTGTCATGATCGGTCCTTCCAGCTCCCACACGGCAGCTTCTGTCCGAATCGGTCGTGCGCTGCGTCAGATGGTCGCAGGAAAGATTACTTTTTTTCAAGCGGATTTTGATCCAGAAGGCTCTTTGGCAGCAAGCTACATCACGCAATGTTCTGATATTGGACTCGTCGGCGGCTTATTGGGGATGTACCCCACAGACAGCCGCTTGACGAAGGCACTTGAGATTGCCGAGGACGAAGGCATGAAAGTTCTTTTCCGGGTCATTCCCTTTGAGAACACCCACCCCAACACGTATAAAATGACGATCAAAACAGACCTCGGCGAAGAACTCGATGTCGTCGCGCTTTCCGTCGGCGACGGCATGATCGAGATCACAGAGATCAATCATTTCAACGTGGCGATCACTGGCGGTTTTTATGAGACCCTGCTTTTCGGAAAGGATCTCGCTTTACTTGAAGCCGAGCTCCCAGAAAAAATCAGTAAATTTTGCTTTGCGACGGTCTCCGAAAACGAGGGAGAAATCCTTTTGCACCTTAAAACCCAGCAGGCACTTTCTGAAAATGAAAAGGCTTGGCTGAAGGAACGCATGACCGTCGAGCGCATGATTGCCTTCGATCCTGTGTTACCGGTTCTTTCGCAAAAGGAACCAGAGATGCTTTTTTCTACAGTCGAAGAAATGGTTGCCTTGGCAAACAAGGAGCAGTTAGATTTAGCGGATATGGCGTTGCGCTACGAGAGCCATCGCGGCAGTATCTCCGAATCCGAAGTCTATCAAAAAGCCGAAGATATCCTCGCCATCATGACCAACGGCATCCAGGTAGGATTGGCGGGTACGTCCTATGACGATCGGATGTTGGGGGCGCAGTCACCGAAGATTCGCGCCAATCGCGCCAAGCTGATCGGGGACGACCTTCCGGCAAAAATCCTCGAAAACATCTCTGCCCTGATGGAGGTCAAAAGCTCCATGAATGTGTTCGTGGCGGCGCCAACAGCAGGTTCCTGCGGTGCACTGCCGGGGACATTGATCGCGGTCAGCGACTACCAGAAGAAATCAAAAGATGACTTGGTTCGCGGGCTATTAGCGGCTGGGATGATCGGGATCTTCATCGCTGAATACGCCACATTTGCGGCGGAAGTTGCCGGATGTCAGGCGGAATGCGGTTCCGGCTCTGGGATGACCGCAGGCGCTCTGGTCCAGTTAATGGGGGGAACGATCGAGGAAGCAGTGGATGCGGCGGCGATGGCCCTCCAAAATGTCTTTGGAATGACCTGCGACCCCATTGGTGTTCGAGTAGAAGTGCCTTGTCTTGGAAAAAATATGATGTGCGGAATGAACGCGCTGGGTGCGGCGAACATGGCCTTGGCAGGGTACGATGTCGTTGTTCCACTAGACGAAACGATCGAAAGCTTTAATAAAGTCGGACGTATGATCCCGCCCTCTTTACGCTGCACCGGACATGCCGGATTGGCGCAAACAAAAACGGGCCTTGAGATCGCTGAAAAACTAGGCTGTCCGCTGGATTGCTGTTAA
- a CDS encoding tautomerase family protein translates to MPHVSVKLYPGRSKEVKQAFAEKLQDFVVQELGCEPNVVSVSFKEIDAEKWKDVIVDEIAGEETYIDADF, encoded by the coding sequence ATGCCACACGTATCAGTCAAATTGTATCCAGGTCGTTCAAAAGAAGTAAAACAGGCATTCGCTGAAAAATTGCAGGACTTTGTCGTTCAAGAACTGGGCTGTGAACCCAATGTCGTCTCCGTTTCATTTAAAGAGATCGACGCTGAAAAGTGGAAAGACGTGATCGTTGACGAGATCGCTGGTGAAGAGACTTATATCGACGCAGATTTCTAA
- a CDS encoding FAD:protein FMN transferase, producing MKEKVLHLMGTVIILSIQHPNADELLNVAQGRLRDFEHRFSANSKDSDLARISRQAGIAPVKVDEDLFELIAIGKEQSLIPGSALNIAIGPLIQAWRVGFSDARYPSPQTIQEVLPLVDPAAIELNAADHTVYLAHPGMALDLGALAKGYFADKIIADFKEAGAESAFIDLGGNVLTFGPAPQRAEGAWHVGIQNPFLKRGNYAMVVKSRDESIVTSGIYERTFEWEGQTYHHIFDWQTGYPIQTDLASLTIVSKKSVDGEIWTTRLFGKTAEEALKEINRTAGIEGIVITKNKEMAFSEGLKPRISY from the coding sequence ATGAAGGAGAAAGTTTTACACTTGATGGGGACCGTGATCATTCTCTCCATCCAGCATCCGAACGCCGATGAGCTGTTGAACGTTGCGCAAGGGCGCTTGCGTGATTTTGAACACCGCTTCAGCGCGAATTCAAAGGATTCAGATCTGGCACGCATCAGCCGGCAAGCAGGCATCGCACCGGTCAAGGTGGATGAGGACCTGTTCGAGTTGATCGCGATAGGAAAGGAACAAAGCTTGATCCCCGGCAGCGCATTGAATATCGCCATCGGCCCTCTGATCCAAGCGTGGCGCGTTGGCTTTTCTGATGCAAGATACCCCTCTCCTCAAACGATCCAAGAGGTACTTCCTTTAGTCGATCCAGCAGCGATCGAATTGAATGCTGCGGATCACACGGTATACTTGGCACATCCAGGAATGGCACTGGACCTTGGCGCGTTGGCGAAAGGCTATTTTGCCGATAAGATCATTGCCGATTTTAAAGAAGCGGGTGCCGAATCCGCATTTATCGACCTCGGCGGAAACGTTTTGACCTTTGGCCCCGCCCCTCAGCGAGCAGAAGGCGCCTGGCATGTGGGCATCCAAAACCCTTTTCTGAAGCGAGGAAATTATGCCATGGTAGTGAAGTCTCGAGACGAATCCATTGTGACTTCAGGAATTTATGAACGAACCTTTGAATGGGAAGGACAAACGTATCATCATATTTTTGACTGGCAAACCGGCTATCCCATCCAGACAGACCTAGCCAGCCTGACGATCGTATCTAAGAAATCCGTGGATGGTGAAATCTGGACGACGCGTCTCTTTGGAAAAACAGCAGAGGAAGCACTGAAGGAAATAAACCGAACAGCAGGGATCGAAGGCATCGTCATTACGAAAAATAAGGAGATGGCCTTCAGCGAGGGATTGAAGCCGCGCATTTCCTATTAA
- a CDS encoding rhodanese-like domain-containing protein: MKKRVSGFVVIALAVFAMVLTGCSTNEGKEKKADRAEADIEWQMIKPEKMKGVLETDDATDYQIIDIQPEADYEKGHLPNSISVPAYPVDTEDLEKLVVDSADEFKDGDAPIYVVCPGGGGGAKRTISLLIDEGIDESRLYIVENGAKKWPYKDDSKLWVTE; this comes from the coding sequence ATGAAAAAGCGAGTAAGTGGGTTCGTAGTGATTGCTTTAGCGGTGTTTGCGATGGTATTGACAGGGTGTTCAACCAATGAAGGAAAAGAAAAGAAAGCCGATCGAGCAGAAGCAGATATCGAGTGGCAAATGATCAAGCCGGAAAAGATGAAGGGAGTTCTTGAGACGGATGACGCGACGGATTATCAAATTATCGATATCCAACCAGAAGCAGATTATGAGAAGGGACATTTGCCAAATTCTATCAGCGTCCCAGCCTACCCAGTGGACACGGAAGACCTGGAGAAATTAGTCGTGGATAGTGCCGACGAGTTCAAAGATGGGGACGCCCCAATCTATGTCGTATGCCCTGGCGGCGGCGGGGGTGCCAAACGCACGATCTCACTCTTGATCGATGAAGGAATCGACGAGTCCCGCTTATATATCGTAGAAAACGGAGCCAAAAAATGGCCCTATAAAGACGACAGCAAACTATGGGTAACAGAGTAA
- a CDS encoding DUF3885 domain-containing protein, giving the protein MNKKIRNIYLNYHHTYPLKENIRLELAHGTHSTQFENIENAKHRAMTLFNDVFKDSETVQIILFVSQYSKKTRITSFLQKNKFRVIDSFTTDSWKDYCIDTTTVLVIETKKENLRTAKLIDGLCYQDFYDHGKLRIKIPLVLYNFQDNLLLNIYDDRGCDIWSDNLVRQKEIYQKYNSWILEYDRKKISSYYDSIL; this is encoded by the coding sequence TTGAATAAAAAGATAAGAAATATTTATTTAAACTATCACCATACGTATCCGTTAAAAGAAAACATCCGCTTAGAATTAGCTCATGGTACGCATTCAACTCAGTTTGAGAATATCGAAAATGCAAAACATCGTGCAATGACATTATTTAATGATGTTTTTAAGGACTCTGAAACGGTTCAAATTATTTTATTTGTTTCCCAATATTCTAAAAAAACTAGAATTACCAGTTTTTTACAAAAAAATAAATTCAGAGTAATTGATAGCTTTACGACTGACTCTTGGAAAGATTATTGTATTGATACTACAACTGTATTAGTTATCGAAACAAAAAAAGAGAATTTAAGAACAGCCAAATTAATTGATGGTCTTTGTTATCAAGATTTTTATGATCATGGAAAACTCAGAATAAAAATCCCTTTAGTTCTCTATAATTTTCAAGATAATTTACTTCTTAATATCTATGATGATAGAGGCTGTGATATATGGTCAGATAATCTCGTTAGGCAAAAAGAAATCTATCAAAAATATAATTCTTGGATACTAGAATATGATCGAAAAAAGATTTCTAGTTATTATGATTCAATCCTTTAA
- a CDS encoding Rpn family recombination-promoting nuclease/putative transposase yields MLPFPLRPTHDLLFKKLLTSEDSTSILRNFVKDLLGIEFKTLTPKKTYRIDSYKESFEKMTIKLTEVDILAVDEDGSHYTIECQIQPHHYFQERAIFYLTEAYRSSFGNQEIEAFIKDNNFSALRPAYGINIVDFHVFDKEQEALQIFRLLNEKTYQPFFGFKGKKPLILSFLSLKNKHLEKNHPAYHWQYFLKTGEVRQEAPSYIKEAKEKIDYY; encoded by the coding sequence ATGTTGCCATTCCCACTAAGACCTACCCACGATCTGTTGTTTAAGAAGCTACTGACATCCGAAGACTCCACCTCCATCCTAAGAAACTTTGTCAAAGATTTGCTTGGGATAGAATTCAAGACCCTGACTCCAAAAAAAACGTACCGCATCGACAGCTACAAAGAATCCTTTGAAAAAATGACTATCAAATTGACCGAAGTAGACATCCTAGCCGTTGACGAAGATGGCAGTCACTATACGATCGAATGCCAAATACAACCGCACCATTACTTTCAGGAACGCGCCATTTTTTATCTGACAGAAGCGTATCGCTCCTCCTTTGGCAATCAGGAAATCGAGGCGTTTATTAAAGACAATAATTTTTCCGCCCTGCGACCAGCATACGGCATCAATATTGTGGACTTTCACGTATTTGATAAAGAACAAGAGGCGTTGCAAATTTTTCGATTGCTAAACGAAAAAACGTATCAGCCGTTTTTCGGATTCAAGGGTAAAAAACCCTTGATCCTAAGCTTTCTAAGTTTAAAAAATAAACATCTTGAGAAAAATCACCCAGCATACCATTGGCAATATTTCTTAAAAACAGGAGAGGTCCGACAAGAAGCCCCCAGTTATATCAAAGAAGCAAAAGAAAAAATTGATTATTACTAA
- a CDS encoding LysR family transcriptional regulator → MVQIDSLNMLQYIDMLLKHGNYTKAAKDLYISQPYLTQTIKKVEQELEIEIINRHITPLQLTEAGKVYYQYLNSLETEQDLFRKKIAKYSSPDSSILRVGILSSLGTYVLPLFLSNYMEKHPEVKIELHEAIPEENEEKLLKEELDVLIGQNPETISPNLTVHVSGKHGYYAIIPESSDLFQKGRLFVSPETIPIKALLKETLVLTSRGSAIRRQIDYLIQKHAIHSKIALESNNIFTVVELAKQNMGVTFAPESVTVPSTNQSAFNIYPLSLDILSLDYFIAHPANKTLIPAENDFIEAFLKEMERHVHKT, encoded by the coding sequence ATGGTTCAGATAGATTCCCTAAACATGCTGCAATACATCGACATGTTATTGAAGCATGGAAATTATACGAAAGCCGCAAAAGATTTGTATATCTCTCAGCCCTATCTCACTCAGACAATCAAAAAGGTCGAACAAGAGCTTGAAATTGAAATCATCAATAGACACATTACGCCTCTACAGCTAACCGAGGCTGGAAAAGTGTATTATCAATACTTAAATTCTTTAGAAACTGAGCAGGATCTTTTTCGGAAAAAAATCGCGAAGTATTCCTCACCAGATTCTTCGATACTTCGAGTAGGCATTCTATCCAGTCTAGGTACCTATGTATTGCCGTTATTTCTGTCAAACTACATGGAAAAGCATCCCGAAGTAAAAATAGAATTGCATGAAGCAATACCCGAAGAAAATGAAGAAAAATTATTGAAGGAAGAGCTCGATGTATTGATTGGGCAAAATCCTGAAACGATCTCTCCAAATTTAACCGTTCATGTCAGCGGTAAACATGGGTACTATGCTATCATTCCTGAATCATCTGACCTTTTTCAAAAAGGCCGATTGTTTGTCTCCCCAGAGACCATTCCCATTAAAGCGCTGCTGAAAGAAACACTGGTTTTGACTTCCCGAGGGTCGGCCATACGAAGACAAATCGATTACCTGATACAAAAACACGCAATTCATTCAAAAATAGCATTGGAAAGCAACAACATCTTTACTGTTGTAGAATTAGCAAAACAGAATATGGGTGTCACTTTTGCTCCCGAAAGTGTGACTGTTCCTTCTACAAACCAATCCGCGTTCAATATTTATCCTCTTTCTTTAGACATCTTGTCCTTGGACTACTTTATTGCACATCCAGCCAATAAAACGTTGATACCAGCGGAGAACGACTTCATTGAGGCTTTTCTTAAAGAAATGGAGCGTCATGTTCACAAAACTTAA
- a CDS encoding NADPH-dependent FMN reductase, whose product MKLIGIVGTNSDRSTNRKLIQYMKEHFSDQVEIEVCEIKDFPAFDEPEDKTSPSIINLLSEKIDQADGVIISTPEYDHSIPAALKSMLEWLSYTTRPLMDKPVMIVGASHGSLGSSRAQAHLRQILNAPELKARVMSGTEFLLGQSLQAFDEDGQLIYPEKVKELEESMDDFLLFVDITNQLMASNPYKTKKDQKVIWEQAVEGVDKK is encoded by the coding sequence ATGAAACTAATTGGTATTGTCGGGACAAACTCAGACCGATCAACGAATCGGAAGCTAATACAATATATGAAAGAACATTTTTCGGACCAAGTAGAGATCGAGGTTTGCGAGATTAAAGATTTTCCAGCATTTGATGAGCCGGAGGACAAAACATCCCCTTCAATCATCAATCTTCTTTCAGAGAAAATCGACCAAGCAGATGGGGTAATTATCAGTACGCCTGAATACGATCATTCGATTCCAGCAGCGCTTAAAAGTATGCTCGAATGGTTGTCCTATACCACACGTCCGCTGATGGACAAACCTGTGATGATTGTGGGTGCATCTCATGGATCATTAGGTTCCTCGAGAGCGCAAGCACATTTGAGACAAATTCTGAATGCTCCTGAACTAAAAGCACGGGTGATGTCTGGAACAGAATTTTTATTAGGTCAATCTTTGCAAGCCTTCGATGAAGATGGTCAGCTCATCTATCCAGAAAAAGTGAAGGAGCTGGAAGAGTCAATGGATGATTTTTTGTTATTCGTAGATATTACCAATCAGTTAATGGCGTCAAATCCGTATAAAACGAAGAAAGACCAAAAAGTCATTTGGGAACAAGCAGTGGAAGGGGTGGATAAAAAATGA
- a CDS encoding flavocytochrome c produces the protein MKFVGIVGTNAKESYNRKLLKFMKKHFSDKAEIDILELDKVPLFNESKDQSESPIIQLFNTKILEADGVIIATPEHNHSIPSSLKSILEWLSFNLHPFDGKPVMIVGASYDVQGSSRAQLHLRQILDAPGVNASVMPGYEFLLGCAHQAFDKEGNLKQERTIDFLESCFLRFMRFTEVANLLNVPEEVVFEPGAYTVAAVGHNGDLPMVVSLSNNRIEAIDIDTSGESEGIADVVFTRIPSQIIEGQTLNVDVLSGASVTSNGVINGVAKAVKAAGANPDILRKRAKAPSATDTKDRDYETDVVVVGAGGAGLAAAASILQEGKKVIVVEKFPSVGGNTVRTGGPMNAADPEWQSTFEAISGESHTLKEIVAIKEETIDPEYLEDFRALKHQITLYLEETTKKTGYLFDSTLLHRMQTYLGGKRTDKLGNGIYGQYDLLKILTDKALESVEWLEDIGVEFDKEEVTMPVGALWRRGHKPLKSEGFAFVSALQKFVESNQGTILTDTAVKELIIEKGHVTGIIGTGLNGQQTTIHAKAVILASGGFGANTKMLKKYNTYWTQIDDDIKTSNSPAITGDGILLGQSAGAELVGMGFSQMMPVSDPETGALFSGLQVPPQNFIMVNQEGKRFVNEYGSRDALTQAAIDNGGLFYLIADEVIKGTAYNTTQEKIDKQVAEGTLFKADTLEGLAEQLGIDAVAFRETIEKYNHYVEVGHDPEFGKDVFDSKVEVAPFYATPRKPAVHHTMGGLKIDTGTHVLNGQGQIIPGLYAAGEVAGGIHAGNRLGGNSLTDIFTFGRIAGKTALQDTLVNE, from the coding sequence ATGAAATTCGTGGGAATCGTAGGGACAAATGCAAAAGAATCATACAACCGTAAACTATTAAAATTTATGAAAAAACATTTTAGTGACAAGGCTGAAATTGACATTCTAGAACTAGATAAGGTTCCGCTGTTTAATGAGTCGAAGGATCAATCAGAAAGCCCAATTATCCAGTTGTTTAATACAAAAATTTTAGAGGCGGATGGCGTAATCATTGCCACACCTGAACACAATCACTCGATTCCGTCTTCGTTAAAAAGCATTCTGGAGTGGTTATCGTTCAACCTGCATCCATTTGATGGAAAACCAGTGATGATCGTCGGTGCCTCTTATGATGTGCAAGGGTCATCAAGAGCTCAATTGCATTTACGTCAGATCTTAGATGCGCCTGGGGTGAATGCATCAGTGATGCCTGGGTACGAATTCTTATTGGGATGTGCTCATCAAGCGTTTGATAAAGAAGGAAACCTCAAACAAGAGCGAACCATTGATTTCTTAGAAAGCTGTTTTTTACGGTTTATGAGATTTACAGAAGTCGCCAATCTACTGAATGTTCCCGAAGAAGTTGTCTTCGAACCGGGGGCATATACAGTCGCTGCCGTAGGTCATAATGGGGATCTTCCGATGGTAGTTTCACTATCGAATAACCGAATTGAAGCGATTGATATCGATACTTCAGGTGAGTCTGAAGGGATTGCGGATGTCGTATTTACAAGGATTCCTTCACAGATCATTGAAGGTCAGACGTTGAATGTAGATGTTCTTTCAGGGGCGTCTGTAACAAGTAACGGGGTCATTAATGGTGTTGCCAAAGCAGTGAAGGCAGCGGGTGCCAATCCAGATATTTTGAGAAAAAGAGCAAAAGCACCAAGTGCGACAGATACAAAAGACAGGGACTATGAAACGGATGTTGTCGTTGTTGGCGCAGGGGGTGCGGGGCTAGCCGCGGCAGCAAGTATTTTGCAAGAAGGAAAAAAAGTTATCGTGGTGGAGAAATTTCCATCTGTGGGAGGAAATACGGTACGGACAGGCGGACCAATGAACGCGGCCGATCCTGAATGGCAAAGTACCTTTGAAGCTATTTCTGGCGAAAGTCACACGTTAAAGGAAATCGTAGCGATCAAGGAAGAAACGATCGATCCTGAATATCTGGAGGATTTCCGTGCATTGAAGCATCAAATTACGCTCTATTTAGAAGAAACGACGAAGAAGACGGGCTATCTCTTTGACTCGACACTTCTTCATCGGATGCAAACCTATTTAGGTGGGAAACGAACAGATAAACTTGGAAACGGTATTTATGGGCAATATGATTTGTTAAAAATATTGACAGATAAAGCCTTAGAATCCGTAGAATGGCTAGAAGACATTGGTGTTGAGTTTGATAAAGAAGAGGTGACCATGCCTGTTGGCGCCTTGTGGCGAAGAGGACATAAACCACTAAAAAGCGAAGGGTTTGCATTCGTTTCCGCATTGCAAAAGTTCGTTGAATCCAATCAAGGAACGATCCTTACTGACACGGCAGTAAAAGAGCTTATTATTGAAAAGGGTCATGTGACAGGCATTATTGGAACTGGACTGAACGGGCAACAGACGACTATTCATGCCAAGGCCGTCATCCTTGCTTCAGGAGGTTTTGGTGCAAATACAAAAATGCTCAAGAAGTATAATACCTATTGGACACAAATCGACGATGACATTAAGACATCGAACTCACCAGCGATCACCGGCGACGGCATTCTATTAGGACAAAGTGCTGGAGCAGAACTCGTTGGAATGGGCTTCTCTCAAATGATGCCAGTCTCCGATCCTGAGACCGGCGCATTATTCAGTGGCCTGCAAGTACCGCCACAAAACTTTATCATGGTGAATCAAGAAGGAAAACGCTTCGTTAATGAATACGGGAGCAGAGATGCTTTGACACAGGCAGCGATCGACAACGGAGGTCTGTTCTACTTGATCGCAGATGAAGTGATCAAAGGAACAGCCTACAATACAACGCAAGAAAAAATTGACAAGCAAGTCGCTGAAGGAACATTATTTAAGGCAGATACGCTTGAAGGTTTAGCAGAACAGCTAGGGATAGATGCAGTCGCTTTTAGAGAAACGATCGAAAAATACAATCACTATGTAGAGGTTGGCCACGATCCCGAATTTGGAAAAGACGTGTTCGATTCCAAAGTTGAAGTAGCGCCATTCTATGCTACACCGAGAAAACCAGCTGTGCATCACACCATGGGAGGTCTGAAAATCGATACGGGCACACATGTATTAAATGGACAAGGACAAATCATCCCTGGATTATACGCAGCAGGTGAAGTCGCAGGAGGGATTCATGCAGGAAATCGTCTCGGTGGGAACTCTTTGACAGACATTTTTACATTTGGAAGAATTGCAGGGAAAACAGCTTTACAAGATACTCTAGTAAATGAATGA